A stretch of Aphanothece sacrum FPU1 DNA encodes these proteins:
- a CDS encoding Uma2 family endonuclease, which produces MTKFTRFPPQSDPPLSQGDTLPTMYDLPSENPEEPGLPDEYHCYQPALLRQTFKPSNYEENQIFIGTDINLYYDVRHVNWYKRPDWFAVMGIERLYENQDLRLSYVIWQEQVSPFIAVELLSPGTENEDLGRTVRQLGKPPTKWEVYEKILKIPYYIVFSRYTNELQIFQLMGGQYERRQLINGRFPLPELGLSLGLWQGSYENINRLWLRWFTLEGELIFNALELVEIAKQKTQLAEQKTQLAEQKAARLAAKLRELNIDPDNL; this is translated from the coding sequence ATGACAAAATTTACTCGTTTTCCCCCTCAATCTGATCCTCCCCTATCTCAGGGAGATACTTTACCAACCATGTATGATTTACCTAGTGAAAATCCAGAGGAACCGGGTTTGCCAGACGAATACCACTGTTATCAACCTGCTTTATTACGCCAAACCTTTAAACCGTCTAATTATGAAGAAAATCAAATATTTATCGGCACCGATATCAATCTTTATTATGATGTTCGTCATGTTAATTGGTATAAGCGTCCTGATTGGTTTGCAGTAATGGGGATTGAAAGATTGTATGAAAATCAAGATTTAAGGTTAAGTTATGTCATTTGGCAAGAACAAGTTAGTCCATTTATTGCAGTTGAATTACTATCTCCTGGGACAGAAAATGAAGATTTAGGAAGAACCGTGAGACAATTAGGAAAGCCTCCTACGAAATGGGAAGTTTACGAAAAAATTCTCAAAATTCCCTATTATATTGTCTTTAGTCGTTATACCAATGAGTTACAAATTTTTCAGTTAATGGGTGGTCAATATGAACGGAGACAATTAATTAATGGACGTTTTCCTTTGCCAGAATTAGGATTAAGTTTAGGACTATGGCAAGGAAGTTATGAAAATATTAACCGTCTTTGGTTACGTTGGTTTACCTTAGAAGGAGAACTGATTTTTAATGCTTTAGAATTAGTGGAAATAGCTAAGCAAAAAACCCAACTAGCTGAACAAAAGACTCAACTAGCTGAACAAAAAGCAGCTAGACTAGCCGCTAAATTACGAGAATTAAATATTGATCCCGATAATCTTTAA
- a CDS encoding DUF1499 domain-containing protein: MFNFSGTRPTNLGVKDGKLTACPGTPNCVNSQSSNNQFKIDPLPAVAISTLRKVIESMERTTIIEATDNYLYAEFKTPLMGYVDDVEFYLDPNENVLHVRSASRLGKSDLGLNRKRVEQIRAKLK, from the coding sequence ATGTTTAATTTTTCAGGAACCAGACCTACAAATTTAGGAGTTAAAGACGGTAAGTTAACCGCTTGTCCAGGTACACCTAATTGTGTTAATAGTCAAAGTTCAAATAATCAGTTCAAAATAGATCCCCTTCCTGCTGTGGCTATTTCTACCTTAAGAAAAGTCATTGAAAGTATGGAAAGAACAACCATTATTGAAGCAACAGACAATTATCTTTATGCCGAATTTAAAACCCCATTAATGGGCTATGTTGATGACGTAGAATTTTATCTAGATCCTAACGAAAATGTCCTTCATGTGCGGTCAGCATCACGTCTAGGTAAATCTGACTTAGGGCTGAATCGTAAAAGAGTAGAACAAATTCGTGCTAAACTGAAATAA
- a CDS encoding DUF29 domain-containing protein encodes MIEQVTISKSLYETDYPLWLEKQAIALKNRDINNLDWINLLEEIEYLGNEQIHAVNNLLKQIIIHRLKLDYSPEIYSRHHWKCEINAFIDNLEDKLTKSMINKIDLEKPYKRARRTILENYNLDLPQDCPYSLDELTTYLDIK; translated from the coding sequence ATGATTGAACAAGTTACAATTAGTAAGTCACTATATGAAACCGACTATCCTTTATGGCTAGAAAAACAAGCGATCGCGCTTAAAAATCGTGATATTAACAATTTAGATTGGATTAATTTATTAGAGGAAATAGAATATTTGGGTAACGAACAGATTCACGCGGTTAATAATCTTTTAAAGCAAATTATTATTCATCGCTTAAAACTTGATTATTCCCCTGAAATTTATTCTAGACATCATTGGAAGTGTGAAATTAATGCCTTTATTGATAATCTCGAAGATAAATTGACTAAATCTATGATCAACAAAATTGACCTTGAAAAGCCTTATAAAAGGGCAAGACGCACGATTTTAGAAAATTATAACCTTGATTTGCCCCAAGATTGCCCTTATTCCCTTGATGAATTAACTACCTATCTTGATATAAAATAA
- a CDS encoding alpha/beta hydrolase: MAEQFTKGGQEAWYHDRGHWAGYFHTYDNFQVGDSFDTPRRIHVFVPRNYESSQENYPVIYMNDGDTAFFPGGAYQKTWNMAGLLTRLYLSNQIRKVIVVAICPINRDYEYTHAPVWGAEWGGLEHYSNYVAQSIKGFIDANYRTIADPYNSMVLGASHGGLAAFYTATRHPDKFRCVAAMSPSFWVGLDSTVDFALLELSGDFFASLEYSALLLEGSNALKDPNLQPKIYLDWGLIREGGFHNSFIEERATARGREMRDLLIRDFGYREHENLFIVEDGIGQHSEESWAGRLENVLKIFFSW; this comes from the coding sequence ATGGCTGAACAATTTACGAAAGGCGGACAAGAAGCTTGGTATCATGATCGGGGACATTGGGCCGGATATTTTCATACTTATGACAATTTTCAGGTAGGAGATTCTTTTGATACACCTAGACGAATTCATGTTTTTGTACCGAGAAACTACGAATCAAGTCAAGAAAACTATCCTGTTATTTATATGAATGATGGGGATACCGCCTTTTTTCCTGGGGGTGCATATCAGAAAACTTGGAATATGGCAGGTCTTCTAACTAGACTATATTTAAGCAATCAAATTCGTAAAGTGATTGTAGTTGCGATCTGTCCCATTAACCGAGATTATGAATATACTCATGCCCCTGTATGGGGTGCAGAATGGGGAGGATTAGAACATTATTCTAATTATGTTGCCCAGTCAATTAAAGGGTTTATCGATGCTAATTATAGAACCATTGCTGACCCTTACAATTCAATGGTTTTAGGGGCATCTCATGGGGGTTTAGCTGCATTTTATACTGCCACTAGACACCCGGATAAATTTCGTTGTGTAGCCGCTATGTCTCCTTCATTTTGGGTAGGATTAGATTCCACTGTTGATTTTGCTTTGTTAGAATTATCAGGAGATTTTTTTGCCTCTTTAGAATATTCAGCTTTATTGCTTGAAGGATCAAATGCCTTAAAAGATCCTAATTTACAGCCTAAAATATATTTAGATTGGGGTTTAATTCGTGAAGGAGGATTTCATAACTCTTTTATCGAAGAAAGGGCAACCGCAAGAGGTCGAGAAATGCGCGATTTATTAATCCGAGATTTTGGCTATCGAGAACATGAAAACCTCTTTATTGTGGAAGATGGAATCGGACAACATAGTGAAGAATCTTGGGCAGGTCGCCTAGAAAATGTGTTAAAAATATTCTTTAGTTGGTAA
- a CDS encoding AAA family ATPase yields MRHTYNVQNRELSGGQRKRVSIGVELLADPKLFFLDEPTSGLDPGLDKDLMLLLRDLADQGRTIILVTHATTNIAVCDRIAFMGLGGYLCYFGPPIQAMSFFQMPSDDLTYFPDIYRKLNTGNSTDKIQQTVEQWENLFRQSSYYHQYIRDPLSKGNDHTNSSLSQRIKSGQKVQHYLNYGFLVNGILLLFGAIARTSYFY; encoded by the coding sequence GTGCGCCATACATATAATGTTCAAAATAGAGAACTTAGTGGAGGACAAAGAAAACGGGTCAGTATTGGGGTAGAATTATTAGCTGATCCTAAACTATTTTTCTTAGATGAACCAACTTCTGGACTTGATCCAGGGTTAGATAAAGATTTAATGTTGCTGTTACGAGATTTAGCGGATCAAGGTCGAACAATTATTTTAGTTACCCATGCAACGACCAATATTGCTGTATGCGATCGCATTGCTTTTATGGGTTTAGGGGGATATTTATGTTATTTTGGCCCTCCCATTCAAGCAATGTCATTTTTTCAAATGCCTTCAGATGATTTAACCTATTTTCCTGATATTTATCGTAAACTGAATACAGGAAATTCAACAGATAAAATTCAACAAACTGTAGAACAATGGGAAAATTTATTCCGTCAATCTAGTTATTATCATCAGTATATTCGTGATCCCCTAAGTAAAGGCAATGATCATACTAATTCTTCCTTATCTCAAAGAATTAAATCGGGTCAAAAAGTTCAGCATTACCTCAATTATGGATTCTTAGTAAACGGTATTTTACTCTTGTTTGGCGCGATCGCAAGAACTTCATACTTTTACTGA
- a CDS encoding ATP-dependent 6-phosphofructokinase, whose protein sequence is MGEKKRIGILTSGGDCAGLNAVIRAVVHHAIGTYNWEVIGIREATHGLMTRPPQIMEFKIDKLDNLLLMGGTILGTTNKGDPFAFPMLDGSLRDRSQEIIDGYNSLGLDALIGIGGDGSLAILRRLAQQGGINLIGIPKTIDNDVGATEVSIGFDTATNIATEALDRLHFTAASHNRVMILEVMGRDAGHIALAAGIAGGADIILLPEIPYKIDKVCEKIRQRQEIGKHFCLVMVSEAVRTDVGDQLKEIKQFGEDRLGGIGKYIAEQIAEETGAETRVTVLGHIQRGGIPSPVDRLLGSAFGVAAVDLIAQEKFDQMVAWQNRQIISVPIAEAIKTYRTVDPEETLVKTARGLGICLGD, encoded by the coding sequence ATGGGTGAGAAAAAACGCATTGGAATTCTTACCAGTGGTGGAGACTGCGCGGGTTTAAATGCCGTAATTCGTGCAGTAGTTCATCATGCAATAGGAACCTATAATTGGGAAGTTATTGGCATTAGAGAAGCAACCCACGGGTTAATGACTCGTCCCCCACAAATCATGGAATTTAAGATAGATAAACTCGATAACTTATTGTTAATGGGAGGAACAATTTTAGGGACAACAAATAAAGGTGATCCTTTTGCTTTTCCCATGCTCGATGGTTCCTTACGAGATCGCTCTCAAGAGATCATTGACGGTTATAATAGTTTAGGATTAGATGCCTTAATTGGTATTGGTGGAGATGGCAGTTTAGCCATTTTACGTCGTCTTGCTCAACAAGGAGGAATTAACCTAATTGGTATTCCTAAAACTATTGATAATGATGTGGGTGCAACTGAAGTTTCTATCGGGTTTGATACTGCCACAAATATTGCCACAGAAGCCTTAGATCGTCTCCATTTTACCGCAGCAAGTCATAACCGAGTCATGATTTTAGAAGTCATGGGAAGGGATGCGGGACATATTGCTTTAGCTGCAGGAATAGCGGGAGGTGCCGATATTATTTTGCTCCCGGAAATTCCCTATAAAATTGACAAAGTTTGCGAAAAAATTCGTCAACGACAAGAAATTGGTAAACATTTTTGTTTGGTAATGGTATCAGAAGCTGTGCGCACAGATGTGGGGGATCAACTAAAGGAAATTAAACAATTTGGAGAGGATCGTTTAGGCGGTATTGGCAAATATATCGCCGAACAAATTGCAGAAGAAACAGGGGCAGAAACCCGTGTTACAGTATTAGGACATATTCAACGGGGGGGGATACCTTCACCTGTTGATCGCCTCTTAGGATCAGCATTTGGAGTGGCAGCAGTTGATTTAATTGCCCAAGAAAAATTTGATCAAATGGTAGCTTGGCAAAACCGACAAATTATCAGTGTTCCTATTGCTGAAGCAATTAAAACTTATCGTACGGTTGACCCTGAAGAAACCTTGGTTAAAACTGCTAGAGGGTTAGGGATTTGTTTAGGAGATTAA
- the ndhC gene encoding photosynthetic/respiratory NAD(P)H-quinone oxidoreductase subunit C has translation MFVLNGYEYLLGFLLACSLVPILALTASKLLRPSGGGPERLTTYESGMEPIGGAWIQFNIRYYMFALVFVVFDVETVFLYPWAVAFSRLGLLAFVEALIFIAILVIALVYAWRKGALEWS, from the coding sequence GTGTTTGTCCTCAATGGTTACGAATATTTACTGGGCTTTTTACTCGCTTGTAGTTTAGTCCCTATTTTAGCCTTAACAGCCTCAAAATTATTACGGCCTAGTGGTGGCGGCCCCGAAAGACTCACAACCTATGAATCAGGGATGGAACCCATTGGGGGAGCTTGGATTCAATTCAATATCCGCTATTATATGTTTGCCCTGGTATTTGTGGTTTTTGATGTAGAAACCGTTTTTTTGTATCCTTGGGCAGTAGCATTCAGCCGTTTAGGACTGTTAGCATTTGTGGAAGCCCTGATTTTTATTGCCATTCTTGTTATCGCTCTGGTTTACGCTTGGCGTAAAGGGGCCCTCGAATGGTCCTAA
- the ndhK gene encoding photosynthetic/respiratory NAD(P)H-quinone oxidoreductase subunit K has translation MSPNPTNLTSFEQEQTEKILNPIARSQVTQELSENIILTTVDDLHNWARLSSLWPLLYGTACCFIEFAALLGSRFDFDRFGLVPRSSPRQADLIITAGTITMKMAPALVRLYEEMPEPKYVIAMGACTITGGMFSSDSTTAVRGVDKLIPVDVYIPGCPPRPEAIFDAVIKLRKKVSNETIQERSSVMQQTHRYYSTTHNMKAVAPILTGKYLATATRQAPPKELTEAIGMEVPPALVSQKQKEGV, from the coding sequence ATGAGTCCAAATCCCACGAATTTAACGAGTTTCGAGCAAGAACAAACGGAAAAGATTCTGAACCCTATTGCTCGCAGTCAGGTAACTCAAGAACTCTCAGAGAATATCATTCTCACCACCGTTGATGACCTCCATAACTGGGCCCGCTTATCAAGTTTGTGGCCCCTACTCTATGGAACCGCTTGCTGTTTTATCGAATTTGCGGCTCTACTGGGTTCGCGCTTCGATTTTGACCGTTTTGGTCTAGTACCCCGTTCTAGCCCCCGACAAGCTGATTTAATCATCACTGCGGGGACAATTACCATGAAGATGGCTCCAGCTTTGGTACGGCTTTATGAAGAAATGCCCGAACCTAAGTATGTCATTGCTATGGGTGCTTGTACTATTACTGGGGGAATGTTTAGCAGTGACTCCACTACCGCAGTGCGAGGGGTTGATAAATTAATTCCGGTGGATGTGTACATTCCTGGTTGTCCTCCCCGTCCTGAAGCGATTTTTGATGCGGTCATTAAACTTCGTAAGAAAGTGTCTAATGAGACGATTCAAGAACGGTCATCGGTGATGCAGCAAACCCATCGTTACTATAGCACCACCCATAATATGAAGGCTGTTGCCCCCATTTTGACAGGAAAATATTTAGCCACTGCTACTCGTCAAGCTCCTCCTAAAGAATTGACTGAGGCCATCGGTATGGAAGTTCCCCCCGCTTTAGTGTCCCAGAAACAGAAGGAGGGAGTATAA
- a CDS encoding beta-ketoacyl-ACP synthase, producing MDVVVTGIGLRSCLGNLAQTWQSLVAGKSGIKLQQPFVKLSPYPMGLIENKPISLSYLTPLIVADALTDAQLKSPLPDCGVVIGSSRGCQGIWEQLLTPENTLDLSNWLDNLPHQAALITARQIETNHIVGAPMNACNTGLWAISQGVELIKQKKCDRVIVGAIETPITPLTLTGFQQMGALAKTGCYPFDKRREGLVLAEGGAVFVLESAALALQRKASIYGQILGSSFTCDGYHMSAPPTDDKMALIAIEQCLERSELNSQEIDYIHAHGTSTQLNDRREAALIKSLFSPNILVSSTKGSTGHTLGASGAITVALSLMALRYQYIPPCVGLETSDFDLNLVKESYQYPLKKVLCLGFGFGGQNGVIGLGKF from the coding sequence ATGGATGTTGTTGTTACTGGAATTGGTTTGCGTTCTTGTTTAGGAAATTTAGCCCAAACTTGGCAATCTTTAGTAGCTGGAAAATCAGGAATAAAGTTACAACAACCTTTTGTTAAACTGTCTCCTTACCCGATGGGATTAATTGAAAATAAGCCAATTTCTCTAAGTTATTTGACTCCATTAATAGTAGCAGATGCTTTAACCGATGCTCAGCTTAAATCTCCTTTACCTGACTGTGGTGTAGTGATAGGTTCAAGTCGAGGATGTCAAGGTATTTGGGAACAATTATTAACTCCAGAAAATACCTTAGATTTGTCAAATTGGTTAGATAATTTACCTCATCAAGCTGCTCTGATAACTGCTCGTCAAATTGAAACAAATCATATTGTTGGTGCGCCAATGAATGCTTGTAATACAGGACTTTGGGCTATTAGTCAAGGGGTTGAATTAATTAAACAAAAAAAATGCGATCGCGTAATTGTGGGTGCGATAGAAACTCCGATTACTCCTTTAACCTTAACAGGTTTTCAACAAATGGGAGCGTTAGCTAAAACGGGTTGTTATCCCTTTGATAAACGTCGAGAGGGCTTAGTTTTAGCAGAAGGTGGGGCGGTCTTTGTTTTAGAATCAGCCGCATTAGCGTTACAAAGAAAAGCGTCAATTTATGGTCAAATTTTAGGATCTAGTTTTACTTGTGATGGCTATCATATGAGTGCGCCCCCAACTGATGATAAAATGGCTTTAATTGCCATTGAACAATGTTTAGAACGCAGTGAATTAAACTCTCAAGAGATAGATTATATTCACGCTCATGGAACCAGTACACAGCTAAATGATCGCCGAGAAGCTGCTTTAATTAAGTCTCTATTTTCTCCGAATATTCTTGTTAGTTCAACTAAGGGGTCAACGGGACACACATTAGGCGCATCAGGGGCAATAACAGTTGCTTTAAGTTTAATGGCTTTACGTTATCAATATATACCCCCTTGTGTGGGTTTAGAAACGTCAGATTTTGACTTAAATTTAGTGAAAGAATCCTATCAGTATCCCCTTAAAAAAGTGTTATGTTTAGGGTTTGGATTTGGGGGACAAAATGGAGTGATAGGGTTAGGGAAATTTTGA
- the glgA gene encoding glycogen synthase GlgA has product MYIVQIASECAPVIKAGGLGDVVYGLSRELDNRGHCVELILPMYDCMRYDHIWGMHEAYRDLWVPWYGGAIHCSVFYGTVHGVKCFFIQPHSGDNFFNRGHYYGALDDHFRFAFFSKAALEFLLKSNKRPDIIHCHDWQTGLIPVMLYEMYKFHGMDRQRVCYTIHNFKHQGITGIDVLWATGLNNDLYYLNYDRLQDNFNGSAINLMKGGIVYANYVNTVSPHHAWEARFENEGYGLGHTLEVHQQKFGGILNGLDYSIWSPEVDRYIPTQYGVEDFELKVQNKKALRERLLLRDEDKPLIAYIGRLDDQKGVHLVHHAMYYAMARNAQFVLLGSATAPDINSWFWHEKQHLNHNPDVHLELSFNEELSHLIYAGADMFVVPSNYEPCGLTQMIALKYGTVPIVRGVGGLINTVFDKDYDQFHRPEERNGYVFFQTDSSALESAMHRALELWYTNREGFYQLAKQGMRYDYSWNDPGDKYLEVYDFIKA; this is encoded by the coding sequence ATGTATATCGTCCAAATTGCCTCAGAATGCGCCCCCGTCATCAAAGCGGGTGGTTTAGGTGACGTTGTTTATGGATTGAGTCGTGAACTCGACAATCGAGGTCATTGCGTTGAATTAATCCTCCCGATGTATGATTGTATGCGCTATGACCATATTTGGGGAATGCACGAAGCTTATCGGGATTTATGGGTACCTTGGTATGGTGGGGCGATTCATTGTTCTGTATTTTATGGTACAGTGCATGGAGTAAAATGTTTCTTTATTCAACCCCACTCCGGTGATAATTTCTTTAACCGAGGTCATTATTATGGGGCATTAGATGATCATTTTCGCTTTGCTTTTTTCAGTAAAGCGGCTTTAGAATTCTTACTTAAGAGTAATAAACGGCCTGATATTATCCACTGTCATGATTGGCAAACCGGACTAATTCCGGTAATGTTATACGAGATGTATAAATTTCATGGCATGGACAGACAACGAGTTTGTTATACCATTCATAACTTTAAACATCAAGGAATTACCGGAATTGATGTTTTGTGGGCAACTGGCTTAAATAATGATCTTTACTACCTGAATTATGATCGTCTACAAGATAACTTTAATGGTAGTGCCATCAACTTAATGAAAGGGGGTATTGTTTATGCTAATTATGTTAATACTGTTTCCCCTCATCATGCTTGGGAAGCCCGTTTTGAAAATGAAGGATATGGGTTAGGACATACCCTAGAAGTCCATCAACAAAAATTTGGTGGCATTCTCAATGGACTCGATTATAGTATTTGGAGTCCCGAAGTTGATCGTTATATTCCTACTCAATATGGGGTTGAAGATTTTGAGTTAAAAGTACAGAATAAAAAGGCTTTACGGGAACGGTTATTACTCCGAGATGAAGACAAACCTCTAATTGCTTATATTGGTCGTTTAGACGATCAAAAAGGGGTTCATTTAGTGCATCATGCCATGTATTATGCTATGGCCCGTAACGCCCAATTTGTGTTATTAGGATCAGCCACTGCCCCCGATATTAATAGTTGGTTCTGGCACGAAAAACAACATCTAAATCATAATCCTGATGTGCATTTAGAACTTAGTTTTAATGAAGAATTATCACACCTAATTTATGCCGGTGCAGATATGTTCGTTGTTCCCAGTAATTATGAACCTTGTGGCTTAACTCAAATGATTGCCTTAAAATATGGAACAGTTCCCATTGTTCGGGGTGTTGGCGGTTTAATTAATACCGTTTTTGATAAGGATTATGATCAATTTCATCGCCCTGAAGAACGCAATGGATATGTGTTTTTCCAAACGGATTCTAGTGCTTTAGAATCAGCTATGCACCGTGCTTTAGAGTTATGGTATACAAATCGAGAGGGATTTTATCAATTAGCTAAACAAGGCATGAGATATGATTACTCTTGGAATGATCCAGGGGATAAATATCTCGAAGTTTATGACTTTATTAAGGCTTAG
- a CDS encoding type II toxin-antitoxin system VapC family toxin: protein MRQIFLDTSYLQALTDSGDNLYPLAINMTARLGKFRSVTSEMVLTELLNALCSRGEYLRKSAIRLTHRLRNDSNTIIIPQTSEQFEQAFAFYQRRLDKGYSLTDCASMQIMRQLEINEILTFDKHFQQERFSALLRE from the coding sequence ATGAGACAAATTTTCTTGGATACATCCTATTTACAAGCTCTCACTGATTCTGGAGATAATCTTTATCCACTTGCTATCAATATGACAGCAAGACTCGGTAAATTTAGAAGTGTTACCAGTGAAATGGTTCTCACAGAATTGTTGAATGCTTTATGCAGTAGAGGGGAATATTTAAGGAAATCAGCTATTCGCTTAACCCATAGACTACGCAATGATAGCAACACCATAATTATTCCTCAAACTAGTGAACAATTTGAGCAAGCTTTTGCTTTTTATCAAAGACGTTTAGATAAAGGTTACAGTTTAACAGATTGTGCCTCAATGCAAATCATGAGACAACTAGAAATCAATGAAATATTAACCTTTGATAAGCATTTTCAGCAAGAAAGATTTAGTGCTTTACTCAGAGAATAA
- a CDS encoding lipopolysaccharide assembly protein LapA domain-containing protein codes for MKIFTNLIVGILIAFWISVVAIFSIQNISQVSLNFLAWQSITLPIGVLLSFALGGGFIIGALLPLLWQQPKSRKRPLSQEQEDSKEFDFDFDES; via the coding sequence ATGAAAATTTTCACTAATCTAATAGTAGGGATTCTGATTGCCTTTTGGATTAGCGTTGTCGCTATTTTTTCGATTCAAAATATTAGTCAGGTTTCCCTCAATTTCTTGGCATGGCAGTCTATTACACTGCCTATCGGTGTTTTACTATCTTTTGCTCTGGGAGGCGGTTTTATAATCGGTGCATTGCTTCCTTTGCTTTGGCAACAACCTAAATCTCGCAAAAGACCTTTATCTCAAGAACAAGAAGACTCAAAGGAATTTGATTTTGACTTCGATGAATCGTGA
- a CDS encoding NAD(P)H-quinone oxidoreductase subunit J: protein MVDENTQETAIIQAGPVSSWLTENGFDHDLLEPDHLGIELIKVAPEFLIPLSTALYAYGFNYLQCQGAYDLGPGKELVSFYHLIKVADNSGAAALAGRDRPEEVRLKVFLPRDNPHIPSVYWIWKAADWQERESYDMYGIIYDGHPDLKRILMPEDWVGWPMRKDYVSPDFYELQDAY, encoded by the coding sequence GTGGTTGATGAAAATACACAAGAAACAGCTATTATTCAAGCTGGCCCTGTTTCTAGTTGGTTAACGGAAAATGGCTTTGATCATGATCTGTTGGAACCGGATCATTTAGGCATAGAGTTAATTAAAGTGGCCCCGGAATTTTTGATCCCTTTGTCTACGGCCCTATATGCTTATGGGTTTAACTATCTGCAATGTCAGGGTGCTTATGATTTGGGGCCGGGTAAAGAGTTAGTTAGCTTCTATCATTTGATTAAGGTAGCAGATAATAGCGGTGCAGCCGCACTCGCAGGGCGAGACCGCCCGGAAGAAGTTCGTCTCAAAGTGTTTTTACCTAGAGATAACCCTCATATTCCGTCTGTTTACTGGATTTGGAAAGCAGCAGACTGGCAAGAACGGGAAAGCTATGATATGTATGGGATTATCTATGACGGACATCCTGATCTTAAACGGATTTTGATGCCAGAAGATTGGGTAGGTTGGCCCATGCGAAAAGATTATGTTTCCCCTGATTTTTACGAGTTACAAGATGCTTATTAA
- the recR gene encoding recombination mediator RecR: protein MYTPPLARLIEQLQRLPGVGPKTAQRLALHILKRPEVEIQALANALVEAKKKVGLCQVCFHFSAEPICEICRNQNRDQETICVVADARDVIALEKTREYRGKYHVLGGVISPMDGIGPEQLYIQALVKRVAQNQIKEVILAISPTVEGETTTLYIGQLLKPFTKVTRIAFGLPMGGDLEYADEVTLARALEGRRELE from the coding sequence ATTTATACTCCACCACTTGCCCGCTTAATTGAACAATTACAACGCTTACCAGGGGTTGGTCCAAAAACTGCCCAACGACTTGCTTTACATATTCTTAAACGTCCTGAAGTTGAGATTCAAGCTTTAGCGAATGCTTTAGTTGAAGCGAAAAAAAAGGTAGGATTATGTCAAGTTTGTTTTCATTTTTCGGCTGAACCTATTTGTGAAATTTGTCGTAATCAAAATCGAGATCAAGAGACAATTTGTGTGGTAGCTGATGCTCGTGATGTCATTGCTTTAGAAAAGACGAGAGAATATAGAGGAAAATATCATGTATTAGGGGGAGTTATTTCTCCGATGGATGGTATTGGACCTGAACAATTATACATTCAAGCTTTAGTTAAACGGGTAGCGCAAAATCAGATCAAAGAAGTGATTTTAGCTATTAGTCCTACTGTAGAAGGAGAAACTACTACTCTTTATATTGGACAACTATTAAAACCCTTTACCAAAGTAACAAGAATTGCTTTTGGTTTACCGATGGGAGGGGATTTAGAATATGCGGATGAAGTAACTTTAGCAAGAGCATTAGAAGGACGGCGAGAATTAGAATAA